The Burkholderia cepacia genome includes a region encoding these proteins:
- a CDS encoding FUSC family protein: MRYSVEIRKFFYSQYFFGGLRIAVGVSLPAVLCLIVFHNRELGFTISTGALGACVVDMPGPLKYKHNEMLACSVIGFLAALATGLATPNIFVLWLTIVPLTFVLSLIVVYGNRWPQISFATLFMMVMTLEEKFTPLQAFINAGWILAGGLWYTYWATLVSRWQARRIEQQALAESLFACADYLLARAQFYDLDADLDECYRNLVAKQITAVETQETARDIVLRNLPKLRRGKLDPGRTTMYNLFINSVDLHELFVGAHTDYPLVRNTFGGSDLIIFYRDLIRKAAADLEEIGLAVLENRAPHSRISVKAELRAIEYEIELMRKKNFPATNAEAYAAVLATFRRIWSATRLIDRMRRNLSGHADPQQTELKIDKALTRFLQRRRMSPLLIFSNLNMRSPSFRHALRVTIAVAVGFWLGRLLPLTNAYWIVMTTIIILKPGYSLTKQRNAQRIIGTLIGCAASIALIYTVKEPHLLIAIMFGSMVMSYSLLLFNYAASVVFTSSYVLLMFHLLAPGSMRIIGERAIDTVVGCMIAIAASRLFPYWEYRLMGKQVADMLTATRKYFEAVWRAGRGVSPPPVPAADGAAVVPVVAAAVEAPATTLDDDYRYRLARKDVHIAFANLGQAFQRMMIEPKAHQRFVPELNDLLVQTHVLGAQITAAAPLIRNACAAGPGASHGDTLERGLTAILDNLEKAEAGEPPPADQLDASKQITRDLDAMVVSAEKSDAVGAELTHDLKVLAHQCKQMLASSLLIRKDASVIRLPA; this comes from the coding sequence ATGCGCTATTCGGTCGAAATCAGAAAGTTTTTCTACAGCCAGTACTTTTTCGGCGGCCTGCGGATCGCGGTCGGCGTCTCGCTGCCGGCCGTGCTGTGCCTGATCGTGTTTCACAACCGCGAGCTCGGCTTCACGATCTCGACCGGCGCGCTCGGCGCCTGCGTCGTCGACATGCCGGGCCCGCTCAAGTACAAGCACAACGAAATGCTCGCGTGCAGCGTGATCGGCTTCCTGGCCGCGCTCGCGACCGGCCTTGCCACACCGAACATCTTCGTGCTCTGGCTCACCATCGTGCCGCTCACCTTCGTGCTGTCGCTGATCGTCGTCTACGGCAACCGCTGGCCGCAGATCAGCTTCGCGACGCTGTTCATGATGGTGATGACGCTCGAGGAGAAGTTCACGCCGCTGCAGGCGTTCATCAACGCCGGCTGGATTCTCGCGGGCGGCCTCTGGTACACGTACTGGGCCACGCTCGTGTCGCGATGGCAGGCACGCCGGATCGAGCAGCAGGCGCTGGCCGAGAGCCTGTTCGCCTGCGCCGACTACCTGCTCGCGCGCGCGCAGTTCTACGACCTCGATGCCGATCTCGACGAGTGCTACCGCAATCTCGTCGCCAAGCAGATCACCGCGGTCGAAACCCAGGAAACCGCGCGCGACATCGTGCTGCGCAACCTGCCGAAACTGCGCCGCGGCAAGCTCGATCCCGGCCGCACGACGATGTACAACCTGTTCATCAACAGCGTCGACCTGCACGAGCTGTTCGTCGGCGCGCACACCGATTACCCGCTGGTGCGCAACACGTTCGGCGGCTCGGACCTGATCATCTTCTATCGCGACCTGATCCGCAAGGCGGCCGCCGATCTCGAGGAGATCGGCCTCGCGGTGCTCGAAAACCGCGCCCCGCATTCGCGGATCAGCGTGAAGGCCGAGCTGCGCGCGATCGAGTACGAGATCGAGCTGATGCGCAAGAAGAACTTCCCGGCCACCAACGCGGAGGCGTATGCGGCCGTGCTCGCCACGTTCCGGCGCATCTGGAGCGCGACGCGCCTGATCGACCGGATGCGCCGCAACCTGTCGGGCCACGCCGATCCGCAGCAAACCGAACTGAAGATCGACAAGGCGCTCACGCGCTTCCTGCAGCGCCGCCGGATGTCGCCCCTCCTGATCTTCTCGAACCTGAACATGCGCTCGCCGAGCTTCCGCCACGCGCTGCGCGTGACGATCGCGGTGGCGGTCGGGTTCTGGCTCGGCCGGCTGCTGCCGCTCACGAACGCGTACTGGATCGTGATGACGACCATCATCATCCTGAAGCCCGGCTACTCGCTCACGAAGCAGCGCAACGCACAGCGGATCATCGGCACGCTGATCGGCTGCGCGGCCAGCATCGCGCTGATCTACACGGTGAAGGAGCCTCACCTGCTGATCGCGATCATGTTCGGGTCGATGGTGATGAGCTACAGCCTGCTGCTGTTCAACTACGCGGCGAGCGTCGTGTTCACGTCGTCGTACGTGCTGCTGATGTTCCACCTGCTCGCGCCGGGCAGCATGCGGATCATCGGCGAGCGCGCGATCGACACCGTGGTCGGCTGCATGATCGCGATCGCCGCGAGCCGGCTGTTCCCGTACTGGGAATACCGGCTGATGGGCAAGCAGGTGGCCGACATGCTCACCGCGACCCGCAAGTATTTCGAGGCCGTGTGGCGGGCCGGGCGCGGCGTGTCGCCGCCGCCCGTGCCGGCCGCCGACGGCGCGGCCGTCGTACCGGTCGTCGCCGCGGCCGTCGAGGCGCCGGCCACGACCCTCGACGACGACTACCGTTACCGCCTCGCGCGCAAGGACGTGCACATCGCGTTCGCGAATCTCGGGCAGGCGTTCCAGCGGATGATGATCGAGCCGAAGGCGCACCAGCGCTTCGTGCCGGAACTGAACGACCTGCTCGTGCAGACCCACGTGCTCGGCGCGCAGATCACGGCCGCCGCGCCGCTGATCCGCAACGCGTGCGCGGCCGGGCCGGGCGCAAGCCACGGCGACACGCTCGAACGCGGGCTCACCGCGATCCTCGACAACCTCGAGAAGGCCGAGGCCGGCGAGCCGCCGCCCGCCGATCAGCTCGACGCGTCGAAGCAGATCACGCGCGACCTCGACGCGATGGTCGTGTCCGCGGAGAAATCCGATGCGGTGGGTGCCGAGCTCACGCACGACC